CCGCGTGCAGGCCCAGCTCGGCCTGGCAGCCCAGCTCGAGCTCTCCGAGGATTGGGACGGCGCGGCCAAGGCGTACGCCGCCGCGCTCGAGCTCGAACCCGCCAACTCCGACTACGTCCTGAGGCGCGGCCAGGCCCTGCTGCGCGCCGGCAAGGGGCTCGAGGCGCTGCCCGAGCTCACCGCGCTGGAGGCGAGCAGCGGCGACTACCGCGTCAGCGCGCTCATCTCCGACATCTACGTGAGCCAGGGCCAGATCGATTACGGCATCTGGTCGCTCGAGCGCGCGCTGCAGAAGGCCGAGAAGGCCGCCGACGCGGCCGCCCAGGCCAGCACGCTCGTCAAGCTCGGCACGTTGCAGGCCGGCCTTGGCCGCGATTCGCAGGCGCGCGACTCGTTCGAACGCGCCGCCCTGGTCGACCCGGCCTCGTGGGAGGCGCAGTACAACCTTGGCGTGGCCTACCTGGAGGGGGGCCAGACCCGCGAGGCGCTCGGTGCCCTGCAGACGGCGCAGCGCCTCGACCCGGAGCGCGCCGAGGTCTACCTCGCCCTCGCGACCGCCAACGACCAGCTCGCCAACGCCGTGCAGGCGCTGGCGAACGCCCGCGAGGCCATCGCGCGCCTGACCGACCCCGCCCTCGTCACCGAGGCTCGCTTTATCGCCGGGCGCGCCCTCTACCGCCAGGGCGACTTCGTGGGGGCGGCCGCCGACCTTCAGGCGGTGCTGGCCGAGCGACCGAACGACGCTCAGGTCCAACTGTGGGTCGGGCTCGCCGCGTACCAGCAGAGCGACTACCAGGCCGCCGTGCGGAGCTTCGAGCGCGCCGTTCAGCTCAACCCCGGTAGCGTCGAGGCGCGCGTCAACCTCGGCGCCGCCTACCTCGCCGCGCACCGCTACGAGGACGCCGAGAACGTCTACCAGCTCCTGGTCGGGCAGAACCCCGCCGACGCGGAGAGCCACTACAACCTCGGCTGGTCGCTCTACTCGCAGGACCGCCGCGGCGGCGCGCGCGACGCCTGGGTGACCTCGTGCCAGCAGGGTTACCAGCCGGCCTGCAGCGCGATCAGCAGCTACCTCTGATGGGGCCGCGGGGCGGCCGGTATGCGGCCCGTGGCGCGAGGGTAGGATGAACCCATGGACTGGCTAAGGCGCAATTGGCCCGACCTCCTCATCGGCGTGGCCCTCGTGGCCGTGATCGCCGGCATCATCGCCACCCTCATCTCCGGAGGGTCGTTCTTCCCGGTCGGGAAGAACGCGCGCGTCGGGACCGACGCGGGTGGCGCAGGCCAGACCAGCACGACGCAGAGTTCCACGCTGTCGCCCACGCCGCCCGCCCCCGACGGGGCGCCCACGTCGGCTGCGGTGCCGGCTGGCGGCGCGGTGCCGGGTGGCGCCGCCACGACGGCTCAGAGCGGCCCCGCGGCGGCGGCAGACCCCGCTGATGTGGGGGCCGTCACCCCCGGCGCAACGCCGTCGACCGGGGCGCAGGGCGACTCGCCCATCTCGGTGCTGCCGCCCAGCGGCGCGCCCGCACCGGCGGCCGGCGGCACGAGCGGCCCTGCCGCGACCGGCGCGGCCCCCGGCGGCACCGCCGCGCCCGTCGCCACGACCCCGGCTCCCGCCACCCAGGCAACGCCCGCCGCGAGCGCGGCCGCGGCGTCCACCCCGGCGTCCACCCCGGCGTCCACCCCGGCGTCCACCCCGGTCGCCGCTCCCGGCAACAGCGCCGCCACCGCCGGGGTGACCGAGAGCTCCTACCGGGTGTCGGTGGGGGCCTTCGGCAACGCCGAGAACGCGCAGCGCCTGGCGGCCACCTTCCAGGCCGCCGGTTACCCCGTGCTTCTCGGGTCCCAGGGCAACCTGACCATCGTGCTGATCGGCCCCTATCAGACGGAGGAGCAGGCCCGCAGCGTTGCCGCCGCCGTCGCCAGGGGCGGGTTCGACGTCCCCGACCCGACGGTCTACCGCTACGACGCGGATGGGAGCGGGGCGGGCGCGGCCGCTCCTGCGGCGACCGCCGCGTCTACGCCTGCCGCGTCTGCGCCTGCCGCACCTACGGCCGCTGCGGCGACCGCCGCCCCGGCGACCGCCGCCCCGGCGACCGCCGCTGCGGCGACCGGCGCCGCGGCGGGCCGCTACCTGCAGGTCGGCGCGTACGGTAGCCGCGAGAGCGCGCTGCCGCAGATCGGGCAACTGGAGAAGCTCGGCTTCACCGTGTCCGAACGCACGGAGGGGAACCTGCTCAAGCTCCTCGTCGGCCCGTTCGAGGGGTCGGCGCTCAGCGACGCGCAGGCGCGGTTGACGGCCGCCGGCATCGAGAGCTTCGTGCGCTGATGCACAAAGACCTGCCGTCCGTGACGGTGAGTCGGCTCGTGGGTTACCTCAGGGCCCTCGCGGACATGGAGGCGGAAGGCGTCGTCTACGCCACATCGGAGCGCCTGGGCGGCGCCGCGCAGGTGTCGGCCCATCAGGTCCGCAAGGACCTGCTCCTCGCCAAGGTCACCTCCGGCACGCGCGGGCGGGGCTACACGGTCGCCATCTTGCGGCGCGAGCTGAGCGCCACGCTCGGCCTGACGCGCTCGTGGCGCGTGGCCATCG
This is a stretch of genomic DNA from Trueperaceae bacterium. It encodes these proteins:
- a CDS encoding SPOR domain-containing protein, producing MDWLRRNWPDLLIGVALVAVIAGIIATLISGGSFFPVGKNARVGTDAGGAGQTSTTQSSTLSPTPPAPDGAPTSAAVPAGGAVPGGAATTAQSGPAAAADPADVGAVTPGATPSTGAQGDSPISVLPPSGAPAPAAGGTSGPAATGAAPGGTAAPVATTPAPATQATPAASAAAASTPASTPASTPASTPVAAPGNSAATAGVTESSYRVSVGAFGNAENAQRLAATFQAAGYPVLLGSQGNLTIVLIGPYQTEEQARSVAAAVARGGFDVPDPTVYRYDADGSGAGAAAPAATAASTPAASAPAAPTAAAATAAPATAAPATAAAATGAAAGRYLQVGAYGSRESALPQIGQLEKLGFTVSERTEGNLLKLLVGPFEGSALSDAQARLTAAGIESFVR
- a CDS encoding tetratricopeptide repeat protein, with translation MNSGTRRWSGRAALVALAALLLLTPAWGQSVAQLRAEVTSNPGSVVAWVALGNAYYSQGEFELAKESYLEAIALDYSSGDAHYGLGLAEFSRGDFQAALFEFTEVTRLFPERFDGQFNRGVTLARLRRPADAAAAFAEAIAQAAPEASPADRVQAQLGLAAQLELSEDWDGAAKAYAAALELEPANSDYVLRRGQALLRAGKGLEALPELTALEASSGDYRVSALISDIYVSQGQIDYGIWSLERALQKAEKAADAAAQASTLVKLGTLQAGLGRDSQARDSFERAALVDPASWEAQYNLGVAYLEGGQTREALGALQTAQRLDPERAEVYLALATANDQLANAVQALANAREAIARLTDPALVTEARFIAGRALYRQGDFVGAAADLQAVLAERPNDAQVQLWVGLAAYQQSDYQAAVRSFERAVQLNPGSVEARVNLGAAYLAAHRYEDAENVYQLLVGQNPADAESHYNLGWSLYSQDRRGGARDAWVTSCQQGYQPACSAISSYL